In the genome of Campylobacter concisus, the window AACGTCAAAAACCCTATCGATCTATCTTTCCCATATAGCCGAAAAGCTAAAAATTTGCTAGACGAAGCCGAGAAGCTCGGGATAGATACCGAACTTTATCCCGAAAGTCAAAGCAGAGCTTTTAAAAAGTTTTTAGAGCAAAAAGGATATGACGGGATAGTAATGGACGATTTGGATGGAGCGGCTAAGTATCCGCACGTTATAGTTTTTCATAGTAATCAAATCAAGCACGTAAAAAACGACGGAAACTTTAGCGATAGCCCGAATATTTACAAATCGGGAGCGGAAGGATATTATGATCCGGCGCGTAACGAAATAGGGCTAAGCGATCTCGGCGACAAATCGACGCTCATGCACGAAGTGCAGCATGCTATCCAGGAGGTAGAGGATTTTGCTAGGGGGTCTAGCGCAAAAAACGAGAGCTACCGTCTAAGCCACGGAGAAGCAGAAGCTAGAAACGTGCAAAATAGGTTAAATTTAGACGGTAAGGCGCACCCGCACGAAACCTTTGACGTAAATCCAAATGAGACGATCGTAAGCAAAGAGGGCATGATAAATTTAAGCAAAGAGCTTGAGAAAAAGTATATTTTAAAGGACGGAAGTATCAATGAAGCTGCCGTAAGAAAAGAGGCAGAGCCATTTATAGAAAAAGAGTACAGCCTAGAAAATTTCAAAGCTGAGTTTCCAAATGGCAAGGTAGATACGCCGATAGGGGAAGTTAATATAAGTTCTTTTCAGCTTAAAAAACTTGAATTAAAAGGTCGTGAAAAATACCTGGGGCTAATAAAACCAACTCTTGAAAGACCCGCATTTGTAGTGGACTTTGAAGATACTACGTTTTTCTTTAAACCTTTTAGGGATAAAGACGGCGTCGTTAAATTCGCTTCGGTTATCAAAGAAAGAGACGGCGGGCTAGACGTAACTTCTAATTATCCTATGGCGAATAGAAAATTTGAGCTAATAACAAGAGAGGGTAAAATAAGATATGTCCAAGGCTCTGCGGCTAAAAGCCCAATAGAACACTCCTTGGACAATAACGTCCGAAGCTCTGGTGATATAAAATCCTTAGAACACTCTTCAGACGGTAAGGACATTATACAGCAAAACGAGGAAAAAGTCTATTACAGCCGTAAGATAGAAGAGATAAAGCGAGAGCATCCAAACGTTGAAAAAGAGCTAGACGAGAGTATAGTGGCGATGAAAAAAGAGAGCTTTAACGACTCAAATTTTAAAGATGATCTGATAAGTAAATTTGATAAAAAAGAGATAGCTACTAGAGAGCTTGGTAAAAGCGTAAATTTAAACAATAAACAGCTAACCATCCTAAGAAATGATATAAAAAACGCAGACTTTAAAGTAATTAGCGATAGTAAAATTTACTTTGACAAGATAGGTAAAGATGGAGATAAAAAGAGATTTTTTATAGATATAGCAGAAGATGGAAAGATAAGAATAGATGCATACGCAAAGTCTCAAATAGATAGTATACCTATAAAAGAGAATGCACTTCAGGAGTTAGCTGGCGTAGGAGATAGAGTAAGGCTAAAAAATATGAGCTTTGAAGTAAAGGCAGCATACTTTAACGAGCTAGATCCTATCAAAAAAGAGGCGATACTAAAGACTGCCGAGCTAAACAAGCTAAAAAAAGCAGCTCAGAGTGGAGACAAGGTGGCTGTAGCTAAATTTGAAGAGTTTAAAGCTAAAAACCTAGACAAAGATGGAAATATAAAAGACGGATTGAGGTTGTGCTAATGAGTGAAAAATGTCCATTAAAAGAGATCCAAGAAAGATCAAGTAAGCTGCTAGACCGTTGGGCGCTAAAGGTTGATGATGTCTTTGATAAGGCAAGCCTTGGGCTTGATAAGGCTGCAAAGTGGACTGATGAAAACATACCATTTGCTGGCAAGTTATTGGATATTAGAGAGCATGCTAAAGATATAGACGATCTGCTAGGAGAATATCATAGAACAACAGCTGCCATATATACACAAGCTGGCCAGTTTAAAGAGTATCTTGGCAAACTAAGTTTTGGCAATAGAAAGGCGATGTTTAAGGCACTTGATGGCGAGATGGATCCAGGAGAGCTGCCGGAATATGTAAGGCCACTGTATGAAAAGGTGCGTAAGACTATCGATGACGGCGCGCAGGCTCTAGTGGATGCTGGAGCACTAGAGTCAAAAAACGTCATCAAAGACTACGTAAAACACTACTATAAAAAGCACATGGATGAAGCAAAGGAAAATAGCCGTATCGCAAAGGCGCTAAGGCAAAGCAAATTTTTTGCTAGAAAACAGATGAGCTGGGAGCAAAAGCAACTGCGCGAGATAGAGGACGATGCAGCCTTTGCTGTCACAAACACTATTTTAGAGCAAAAAAAGCAGCTCCTTAAGGCTCAGACGTTAAAGCTTTTTGCAGATAAATTTGCTAAAGACGCGCCGCCTGAAGGTGTTGATGGGCTAAAATGGGTAAAGATGAGCGATGAAAGTGCAGGCGGAGGTATAAAGAAGTATGGAGCGCTAGCTGGCAAATATGTTCCAGAAGATGTCGCCAATGCTCTAGCAGAGGCTGAAATGTTAGGTCGAGAGATGGCGAAATTTAACGGCTCATACTTTAAACTAATCGACCATATCAAGGTAAACGTAACGGTAAAAAATCCTTTTACACATCTTTACAACTTTGGCTCGAATATGGCGCTGGCGTTTTTGCATGGAGATTTTAATGAAGCAATTAAAACTACGGCCGCATGGATGAGAAGGGATAAACAGTTTAAAAAGTGGGAGAATCTCGCTAACTCGCTAGGGCTTGATAGTCATCTAAACGATCTCGAAGGTCTGGTAAAGCCTTTGCAAAGCGAATCAAAAGGCAATATCTTAACCAAGGCGTTAAAAGAAGCGTATATGGCCGAGGGTAGCTGGAGTGGCGAGAAAGCTAGATATCTATACTCGATGGAGGATAAGGTATTTAAAATAGCTAGGTTTAAGAAAAATCTTGAGATGATCGCCAAAGATAGAGGCTTTAACGTAAATGACTTTAGCAAATTTAGTGCAGATGAGCTAAAGGCTGCGATGAAAGATGCGCAGTATTCATATGTTGATTATTCTACTCACTTCAATGGCACTCTAAAAATGCTTGATAAAACGGGGGTTCAGCCATTTTTACACTATGCTGTAAAATCAACTCCGATGGTGGTAAAGGCTGCATTAAAGCGTCCGGATAGATTTTTGATGATGCAAGCCGTGCTGGCTTATGGTGGTGGCAGTGCATGGCTGGGTGCTGATAATGAGCGAGATAACCTAGCAAAGCCGGAGTGGGCCGAAAGTGGCGTGTTGCCAAACTTGGTAGGTGTAAAAAGCTGGATGAGAGTTGGTAATACAAACTGGTATTTTAACTCTGGGCGTTTGGTGCCTGGCTTTAGATTTGATGGATTTGACAAACTAGAGTTTAATGGAGGCTTTGTTGGAGGAGCTATAAATATAGCAAGTGGTAAAAGTACGCTAGGCTATAAGATAGAAAGTGATGATGATCCTAATGCTGTAAAGATGACAAAAAGGTTGCTAGAGCTAACAAAAAGCTACTTCCCGCCAATCTCTCCTCTTGGCCGCTATGGACAGCAGCTAGGAGCGCAGGGGGTAGCCAATATCACTGGAGCAGATATCGCACCAAAAGACTATAACAAAGATGAGCTAGGGTTTGGTGGGATAATGGCAAGGGGCGTTGGTGTAAGAAGGTTTAATAAAGAAAAAGAGTACGGCAAGGAGCTAAAAAAGGCTCTCAAGGAGTACGAGCAGTTCGTGCCAATTAGAGTGCCCAACTCTAAAGACACCGAAAAGGTAGAAAAAGCCAAAGTTCATAACGAAAAGATCGCAAAACTAAGCGTAGCGGAACTGCGCGAGGCTAAGGCGAGGGCGGAGGCTAAATTTAAGCGTATAAAAGAGGCTGCAAGTGCTGATGGTGTGAAGCTGAACATCGAGCTACTAAAACAAAGCAAACAGGGCGGAGGAGCTTTTGGAATTTCTAAAATCAAATTTCCAGATTAAAGGGTGCTCCTTTACTTTTAATAAGATTTCGGTTATAATTAACCTACAATTCACCGGGGGCGCTTTAAAGCCCTCACTCAAGATATCCCTTTAAATCTTCATTAAAACAGCATAAAATATCATCTATAAAAAGCTTTAAATTTTCAGGGTCTATACCTACTACTATGCCATCTAAGTTGGTCGATATACGCGGTGTGCCATCGGTATTTAGCTTATATAGATTTTCCCAATGTAAAGCCCTATTCCTAATGGTCAGAAGTAGCGAATAACATATCTTTACTTTTTTATAATTTAGCATAGTGCTTTTGCTTTGTCGATTAAATTTAGAGTATTTTGATAAATTTAATCCACGTAGATCGAGTAGATCGTTGTGTATTTTGTTTTGGTCTATCACTCTACACCAATAACCAAATGTTTGGCGTGATATGAAAACGCTATCCATGTTTCCTAAAATTTGTGCTGTTTTATTTCTAGTAATGATTTCGATGATGCCAAGTTTTGGTGCTAGCTGGCCAATAAGCAGTAGATTTGCTCTATGCTCATCATCACTAGTGTATGCTTTTAGTCTATCTTCTGAAAAAAGCTCATTAAGCTCTTTGGACTGCATGTTTAACCTTTGTCTTTTATTATTCTGCAATTTTATCAATTTTTTATTCAAACTGATTCGACCTGTGTTTAGGCTAAGGTTTGTCTGTCTCAATTACCAGGATGTTGGCAAAGATTATCATAGTGGTGATTGCAAGCAAGTGGCGGTGCGGGGCCGGTTTTTCACTTAGGAGCGGTGGCGTAAGTTCGAACACCAATAACGTCCAAAGCAAGTAATGAGATGGCTTGTCGGGGTGGGGTGAGTGTGTGAGTTTTTGAGAGTAATCCCAGCCCATTTTTGCATATTTGGTGGTTTTTGGTGTGGATTTGACCTGCTTTGTGGTTTTTTGATGTGTGGTTGGCGTGGATTTGGCTTGTTTTGCAGTTTTTTGGTGCACAAGCCGCCGCTGTTTTTGATGTATGGCGTCTATTTTGGCCGGATATTTACTGAGTAAAAAAATAAAATTTGCACGCTGGCCGTTGTCTATTTTTTTATTTTTTTTGACAAAAACGGCTTAAGGTTAGTTTGGCAAAAATGGTCAAAAAATGGTATGAAAATTTATTCATGAAAATTATACTTTTCAATACTAAAAATAAAAGAGTGCCTAAAATACGGCTTTTACGTGTAGTAAAGAAAAGTGCTTTAAGGTTAGAGCGAGCAAATTTGGCTAATTTTTAATAAAAAATGGCGATTTTGTTTAAGGTTAGAGTAGCTTTTTGAAAGATAGATTAGTTGTATTTTTTAAGCTTTGTGGTTATTTGTAGTGCGATTTTATAGCGTGAGCGAGCAAAAACTCAACTGTCAAAATTTCTTTTACAGTTCCGGTTGTATGGTTTGATAGCGTGATGATGCGGAATGCTTGGGCATGTGAGCTTTGGACGAAATGTGTGGGAATTTGTGGATTGTTTTTCGCTTGTGGTTAGGACATTACGAAAAATTACGAGACAATTAATGTGCCTAGTGGTCTTTGTGTGGCGTGCTAGCTATGTTGGCTTGGCTGGCGTGTGTGCATTGGTTGGTTTTGTGTGTGAGCTGCTTACTAGATCAAAGCTGGTCATAAAATCTTTGATAGGGGGGCTATGAACCCACTTGGCCTGCGCCATACAATACTACAGCCACACTAAAAATTTTAAAATTTTCAAACTTTTTTCATATTGTGAGCGGTTAAAATGGCGACAATATCCAAAAACGCACTTTAATCTAATCTGCTTATAAAAAAATAAGTAAAAATTTCTTTGGTAAGCCAGCCGCTTTGCCGCGCTAGCGTTGGAGCTTGCGAGTAAGGCGGTTGCGCTAAATTTTTAGCGATCGTAACTAAACGCTCTTGTAGGCGTTTTAGTAGCATCAAAAAAAGATATTTTTGATAAAATTTATAGGGTGCGGCGAGTTCGCCGCTTAGTTTTATGATGTTTTATTTGGATTATAGGCTTGTACCCTGCGCAACCGCTAGCAAAAGAGTATTTGGATAGCTAGCCTTGGGTCTTGGACTTTTTAGCATAATCATAGGCTATCATCACAAACTATAGTAACTGCACCTATGGTTAAAATCGCATTCATGCTTGTCCTTTTCTTATTATTTTAGCCAAAGTCCTTTAAACCCTAGGTGATGAGACTGCTGACGCCTCAAGAAAAGCCATGATCTCACTTGTAGAATAAAGTACATTCTTACGAGTAACTGCGTATTTTCTAAATTTACCATCTCTGACGTAGCGCCACAAGGTTACGGCATTGCACTTTAAAAGCTCGCAAGCTTGTTTAGTTGTGATAGGATCTGTTATAGGTAAAAGTGGTGTCATTTTTTATCCTTTTTAAATATTTTCAATGTAAAAATACGCTAGGTTTTGGCTGTCCTCGGCTTCCTTGCTGTATTTTGTGTCGTAACTTTTATTTAGAATATACGCTATCTTATCTTTATTGCAAGCGTAAAATTCTGCTAGGATGGGTGCTAGTCTCTGCCCTTTACGGTTGTTTGGTGCAAATTTTAGATAGAGCAAATCACAAGCAAGTTGCGGTGCTGTCGTGCTAAAATCATTTTTGCAAACCCTAGCCTTGTTATCGAGTGCTGCTATTTGCAGGTCTATGCGTTTTTGAAATTCATAATAATGCTTAACAATGGGCGTCATTACATCGAGCAAATCTGTTATAAATTTGCTCGCCTTTTTATTGATGAAAAGCCCAAGATCTTCTGAGCTGTCCATCTTTAAAAATGAGTAAGCCATCACAAAGATGGCTGCGTCTTTTAACTCGTTTGTAGTCATTTATTATCCTATATCTCGATCGCCCCAAACAGCGCGCCCGGGTCGAAAACCCTATAGCCGTTTAGCAAAGCGTGATTCATCTCCATCAAAATGCCTTTTGAGCTTTGAATGATGTCTGGATCACAAGTTTTTTCACTAGGCACAAATATCGCTCCACAACTATCAAGCTGTTTTAGGCAAATTTTCATGACTTCGTTATAGCTTAAATTTCTATAGGCTGAGTTGTTTAGCACTGGACTAAATAATTCATATCGCTCATCGCCGTTAAAATACTCGTTGGCTTCTGCTAGTGCCTTGATTGCCACCTCTCTTGCCTTTTTCTTATCGTCCCCAAATACCGAGTAAGGACTACAAACGTAAATTTTAATTATTTCCATATTGTTTCCTTAAAATGGTATCTCTTGATCATCTGCACAAAAACCGGTGTTTGTTTCTTCGCTAAGCGGTATATATTGTTGCACGCTGCGTCTAGGTGCGTTCCAAACGACATCATATAGCACACCATCTTTAGCATTCTCGCCAGCGTTAAAAAGAGCTATATATACTTTATAGCCTGGCACTGCCGGTGTTTCTATGAAAC includes:
- a CDS encoding ATPase; this encodes MQSKELNELFSEDRLKAYTSDDEHRANLLLIGQLAPKLGIIEIITRNKTAQILGNMDSVFISRQTFGYWCRVIDQNKIHNDLLDLRGLNLSKYSKFNRQSKSTMLNYKKVKICYSLLLTIRNRALHWENLYKLNTDGTPRISTNLDGIVVGIDPENLKLFIDDILCCFNEDLKGYLE